The Cylindrospermopsis curvispora GIHE-G1 genome contains a region encoding:
- a CDS encoding transposase — translation MTLFRQHCGVARHAYNFGSKNRAKATSKLAKTHAKVSNIRKDATHKLTYDIAKNQSVIKIEELSIKAFLTMV, via the coding sequence GTGACTCTATTCCGTCAACATTGCGGAGTAGCTAGACATGCTTACAACTTTGGTTCTAAGAATCGAGCTAAGGCTACTTCTAAACTGGCTAAAACTCATGCTAAAGTGTCAAACATCCGCAAAGATGCCACTCATAAACTCACTTATGATATCGCTAAAAACCAAAGCGTTATCAAAATTGAAGAATTGAGTATCAAAGCATTTTTAACGATGGTTTGA
- a CDS encoding ATP-binding protein — MKSELYVPSDLSFVNTVENWLLAYLKQHLRNSLDWSNQSIRLRLALVEAYSNAVRHAHKDKPNVPILLRLELTDQKLAIEVWDYGHGFDITTYFPPHPEQKQEGGYGWLIMNRLMDKVEYHLQVNGANCLKLETTIPL; from the coding sequence ATGAAAAGTGAACTTTATGTACCCAGTGATTTAAGTTTTGTCAACACGGTTGAAAACTGGTTGTTGGCATACTTAAAACAACATTTGAGGAATTCTCTGGATTGGTCAAACCAATCTATTCGTTTACGGCTTGCACTAGTTGAAGCATATTCAAATGCAGTTCGTCATGCTCATAAAGATAAACCAAATGTGCCAATTCTATTGCGTCTGGAACTGACAGATCAGAAACTAGCTATTGAAGTTTGGGACTATGGACATGGTTTTGACATAACCACCTACTTCCCTCCCCATCCTGAACAAAAACAAGAAGGTGGCTATGGTTGGCTGATTATGAATCGGTTGATGGATAAGGTTGAATATCATTTACAGGTCAATGGTGCTAACTGTCTCAAGCTGGAAACGACCATTCCTTTATAG
- a CDS encoding HAD-IA family hydrolase, producing MTQKVIIFDFDGTIADTLDALVTIANRLAREFGYMQISAKELKLLRNLTARQIIKYSGVSLFKIPFLVKRVKGELKNKIKDLQPIPEIPEALRELSNQGYKLGIITSNAQENVHEFLKCHQLDNLFEFVHSGVTIFGKNTIMSSVIKQRQIKPQTVIYVGDETRDIEAAKKANVQVIAVTWGFNSPEALARENPDFLIDHPRELLEAINHSFAEPSPN from the coding sequence ATGACTCAAAAAGTAATCATCTTTGACTTTGATGGCACAATTGCAGATACATTAGACGCTTTGGTAACAATTGCTAATCGTCTAGCCCGGGAGTTTGGCTATATGCAAATATCTGCTAAGGAATTAAAACTATTAAGAAATTTAACTGCTAGACAAATTATTAAGTATTCAGGTGTATCCCTATTTAAAATACCCTTTTTAGTTAAAAGAGTGAAAGGAGAATTAAAAAATAAAATCAAGGATTTACAACCCATACCAGAAATTCCTGAAGCACTAAGAGAGCTAAGTAATCAGGGATATAAATTAGGGATTATTACCTCTAATGCACAAGAGAATGTCCATGAATTTCTCAAGTGTCATCAGTTGGACAATCTATTTGAATTTGTTCATTCGGGGGTAACAATTTTTGGTAAGAATACTATCATGAGTAGTGTAATTAAACAAAGACAAATTAAGCCCCAGACTGTCATTTATGTAGGTGATGAAACCAGAGACATAGAAGCAGCTAAAAAAGCCAATGTGCAAGTTATAGCAGTTACTTGGGGGTTTAATTCTCCTGAAGCACTAGCTAGGGAAAATCCTGACTTTTTGATTGATCATCCCAGGGAACTGCTGGAAGCGATTAATCATTCATTTGCTGAACCTAGTCCAAATTAA
- a CDS encoding TPM domain-containing protein — protein MQHSFCQKILVSIAVFVFAASIWVMNSPLALAYENPDLLPDTFTPVVDLAKTLPDPQEEKLVKELEQFEVDTGWKLRVLTQYDRTPGRAVIKYWGLDDKSILLVADARGGNILSFSVGDAVYELLPRTFWIELQTRFGNLYFVRENGEDQAILQALNSVKGCLAQGGCNVVPGLPKEQWILTLITSAIGGIICGFAAQPRNDKQVFAWQWALIFSPLWGILFIAFGIAPVITRTSDWVPLVRNISAFLIGLLVAYLSPVFSRPVSRNES, from the coding sequence ATGCAGCATTCCTTTTGTCAAAAAATTCTAGTATCCATTGCAGTTTTTGTATTTGCTGCATCTATTTGGGTGATGAACTCACCATTAGCTCTAGCATACGAAAATCCCGATTTGCTACCTGATACCTTTACCCCAGTAGTTGACCTAGCCAAAACTTTACCCGATCCACAGGAAGAAAAGTTAGTAAAAGAATTAGAGCAGTTTGAGGTAGATACTGGCTGGAAGTTGCGGGTATTGACTCAATATGACCGGACTCCAGGGAGAGCAGTAATTAAATACTGGGGACTAGATGATAAAAGTATTCTCCTAGTTGCAGATGCACGTGGTGGTAACATTCTGAGTTTTAGTGTGGGAGATGCAGTTTATGAGCTCTTACCGCGTACATTTTGGATTGAATTACAAACTCGTTTTGGCAATCTCTATTTTGTGAGGGAGAATGGTGAAGATCAGGCTATTTTACAAGCACTAAATTCGGTGAAAGGTTGTTTAGCTCAGGGGGGTTGTAATGTGGTTCCCGGATTACCCAAAGAGCAATGGATACTTACCCTCATTACCTCAGCTATTGGCGGGATAATTTGCGGATTTGCAGCCCAACCTCGCAATGATAAACAAGTGTTTGCTTGGCAATGGGCGTTAATTTTTTCACCGTTGTGGGGAATTTTGTTTATTGCTTTTGGTATTGCTCCTGTGATTACCCGTACCAGTGATTGGGTTCCCTTGGTCCGCAATATTTCTGCCTTTTTGATAGGTCTGTTGGTGGCTTATCTTTCCCCCGTTTTTAGCCGTCCTGTTTCTAGGAATGAGTCTTAA
- the queG gene encoding tRNA epoxyqueuosine(34) reductase QueG produces the protein MSSLTSLSTHTIKEKAYKLGFHKVGVAVVLGVESKEKERLRKWISLGYHADMDWMTNPKREDIKLLMPEVRSLVCVAINYYTPHSRPLGGEYGKISRYGWGRDYHRILHKKLKQLATWLESQGEGIKARYYADTGPIQDKVWAEKAGIGWIAKNGNVITREYGSWVFLGEVLTNLELEGDTPATQHCGTCNRCIEACPTQAITQPFVVDANKCIAYHTIENRGETLPINIERNLQGWVAGCDICQDVCPWNQRFSQVTDVVDFHPYPGNLAPKLLELSEITDEQWNEKFTASALRRIKPKMLRRNARANLTTLKLNNDSKSNHL, from the coding sequence ATGTCCTCTTTAACTAGCTTAAGTACTCATACCATTAAAGAAAAAGCCTATAAATTAGGATTCCATAAAGTTGGTGTCGCAGTTGTATTGGGGGTGGAGAGTAAAGAAAAGGAAAGGTTGAGGAAATGGATAAGTCTGGGTTATCATGCTGACATGGATTGGATGACCAATCCAAAACGGGAAGATATAAAATTACTCATGCCAGAAGTGCGATCGCTCGTTTGTGTAGCGATAAACTATTATACACCCCATTCCCGTCCCCTGGGGGGAGAGTATGGGAAGATATCCCGTTATGGGTGGGGGAGAGATTATCATAGAATTCTGCATAAAAAGCTCAAACAATTAGCCACCTGGTTAGAATCACAGGGTGAGGGTATAAAAGCCAGATATTATGCGGATACAGGACCCATACAGGACAAAGTTTGGGCTGAGAAAGCGGGTATTGGCTGGATTGCCAAAAACGGTAATGTGATTACTAGGGAATATGGTTCCTGGGTATTTTTAGGTGAAGTATTAACTAATCTAGAATTAGAGGGAGATACTCCAGCTACCCAACACTGCGGTACTTGTAACAGATGTATAGAAGCTTGTCCAACACAAGCAATTACCCAGCCATTTGTTGTAGATGCCAATAAATGTATTGCCTATCATACTATTGAAAATAGAGGAGAAACCCTGCCAATAAACATAGAAAGAAATTTACAAGGATGGGTTGCTGGTTGTGATATTTGTCAAGATGTTTGTCCTTGGAATCAGCGGTTTTCCCAGGTAACAGATGTGGTAGATTTTCATCCCTATCCTGGAAATTTAGCACCCAAGCTGTTAGAATTATCGGAGATCACTGATGAGCAATGGAATGAAAAATTTACTGCATCAGCTTTGAGACGGATTAAACCAAAAATGTTACGTAGAAATGCCCGTGCTAATCTTACCACATTGAAACTAAATAATGACTCAAAAAGTAATCATCTTTGA
- a CDS encoding DUF1350 family protein: MEWKEIRGNWVIVPRHPIGIIHFLGGAFVASAPHLTYRWLLEQFANKGYVIIATPFVNGLDHRAIAQSVLLNFERTLERLHYYGELHKLYLPIYGVGHSMGCKLQLLIGSLFEVERAGNILISFNNYTAKDAIPLVEQLNSTFMSDLMIEFSPTPTETNQIIEESYQIRRNLLIKFHNDNLDQSAELTKILKNRFSQMVTVKTLSGNHTTPLGQDIKWQSGNSFTPLDAIAQWFKQEVYRDLHQLQKVMLFWLNPLESLSD, encoded by the coding sequence ATGGAATGGAAAGAAATAAGAGGTAATTGGGTAATTGTTCCCCGTCACCCCATTGGAATCATTCATTTTTTGGGAGGTGCATTTGTCGCTAGTGCACCCCATTTGACCTACCGTTGGTTATTAGAGCAGTTTGCTAACAAAGGTTACGTCATAATTGCTACACCATTTGTTAATGGACTAGATCACCGGGCGATCGCCCAATCAGTTCTACTGAACTTTGAAAGGACTTTGGAACGTCTACATTATTATGGGGAATTACATAAATTATACTTACCAATTTATGGAGTTGGACACAGCATGGGTTGTAAGCTGCAATTACTGATTGGCAGTCTTTTTGAAGTGGAGCGAGCGGGTAACATTCTGATTTCCTTTAATAACTACACTGCTAAAGATGCTATTCCTCTAGTGGAGCAACTAAATTCTACCTTCATGAGTGATTTAATGATTGAATTTAGTCCCACACCCACAGAAACTAATCAAATTATCGAAGAATCCTATCAGATTAGACGCAACCTATTAATCAAATTCCACAATGACAATTTAGATCAATCAGCAGAGTTAACGAAAATTTTAAAAAACCGTTTTTCTCAAATGGTTACCGTAAAAACTCTCTCCGGAAACCACACAACTCCTTTAGGTCAAGACATTAAATGGCAATCAGGAAATTCCTTTACTCCCCTAGATGCTATAGCCCAGTGGTTTAAACAAGAGGTTTATAGAGATTTACACCAGCTGCAAAAAGTAATGCTATTCTGGCTTAACCCTCTAGAGTCTTTATCGGATTAA
- a CDS encoding STAS domain-containing protein: protein MSKQVQTLTLTKNLNSQNALEFQRNIAKIVETKAEVVLIDCQHITFLDSRGLGYLVLAFKNLQKAGIKMVLCSLNEQVRMIFELTSIDEIFEIFATQDDFHRELVNKT from the coding sequence ATGAGTAAGCAAGTACAAACTCTCACCCTTACGAAAAATTTAAATTCCCAAAATGCATTAGAATTTCAGAGAAATATTGCCAAAATTGTAGAGACTAAAGCCGAAGTGGTTTTAATTGATTGTCAACATATTACTTTTCTAGACAGTCGCGGTTTAGGATATCTGGTGTTGGCCTTTAAAAATTTACAAAAAGCGGGCATTAAAATGGTACTCTGTTCCCTGAATGAACAAGTAAGAATGATATTTGAATTAACCAGTATCGATGAGATATTTGAAATATTTGCTACCCAGGATGACTTTCATCGAGAATTGGTGAATAAGACCTAA
- a CDS encoding YtxH domain-containing protein — MSNNRSGIFIGGVMLGATIGALAGLLVAPRTGKETRKLLKKSADALPELAEDISTSVQIQTDKLSASVVRNWDDTLDRLRDAIASGVEATQRERESLNRVKSHNADENPDHLNQNPESL, encoded by the coding sequence ATGTCTAATAATCGTTCCGGAATATTTATTGGTGGTGTAATGCTGGGAGCTACAATTGGAGCTTTAGCAGGCTTGCTTGTTGCACCCCGTACGGGCAAAGAAACCCGTAAGCTCTTGAAAAAATCTGCGGATGCTTTACCAGAATTGGCAGAGGATATATCCACCAGTGTGCAAATCCAAACAGATAAACTCTCAGCTAGTGTGGTTAGAAACTGGGATGACACCTTAGATAGGTTGCGAGATGCGATCGCATCAGGAGTGGAAGCTACACAAAGGGAAAGAGAGTCATTAAACAGAGTAAAATCTCATAATGCTGATGAAAATCCAGACCATCTCAACCAAAATCCAGAAAGTCTATAA
- a CDS encoding PP2C family protein-serine/threonine phosphatase — MFQILVIDDDSSIQILLKRILEKQHYQVITTSNGREGILQAVASPPALIICDWMMPELSGLEVCNFIKNHPNLSSTFFILLTSLDSVSDRVKGLDSGADDFISKPIEQNELQARVRAGLRLHQLNRDLQTQKLLLETELSEATDYVKSLLPLPINQPLNIDYMFLPSRKLGGDCFDYYWLDSDHLVIYLLDAVGHGLRATLPAISVLNLLRSRALKGVNYYQPSQVLSALNDAFQTDDKTEKYFTIWYGVYNHVNRQLTYASAGHPPAVLLSPKSPNVHITLLKTPGMPIGMFCQAKYVDEIFQIGELSSLYIFSDGAYEITNFDGILWSLEQFVQLLVRSQNLPNSQLEYVIKYLVNLNSKETFDDDLAIIQIKFD, encoded by the coding sequence ATGTTCCAAATTTTAGTAATTGATGATGATTCTTCAATCCAAATCCTTCTCAAAAGGATCTTAGAAAAACAGCATTATCAAGTTATCACAACCAGTAATGGGAGAGAGGGAATTTTACAAGCTGTTGCTTCTCCTCCTGCTCTGATTATTTGTGATTGGATGATGCCTGAATTAAGTGGTTTAGAGGTCTGTAATTTTATTAAAAATCACCCAAATTTATCCAGTACATTTTTTATTTTATTAACATCCTTAGATTCAGTATCAGATCGGGTTAAAGGACTAGACTCAGGAGCAGATGATTTTATCTCGAAACCCATTGAACAAAATGAACTACAAGCTAGAGTTAGAGCTGGACTACGTCTACATCAGTTAAATCGAGATTTACAAACCCAAAAGCTATTGTTAGAAACCGAGCTGTCAGAAGCTACAGACTACGTCAAGTCTCTTTTACCACTACCTATTAATCAACCACTGAATATTGATTATATGTTCTTACCTTCTCGAAAATTAGGAGGAGATTGTTTTGATTATTATTGGTTAGATAGTGACCACCTGGTAATTTATCTATTGGATGCTGTTGGTCATGGACTTAGGGCCACTCTCCCCGCAATTTCCGTGTTAAATTTACTTCGTTCTCGGGCACTTAAAGGAGTAAATTATTATCAACCTAGTCAGGTATTATCAGCTTTAAATGATGCTTTTCAAACTGATGATAAAACCGAGAAGTACTTCACAATTTGGTATGGTGTATATAACCATGTAAATCGACAATTAACCTATGCTAGTGCAGGACATCCACCAGCAGTTTTACTGTCACCAAAATCTCCTAATGTTCATATAACCCTTCTCAAAACTCCGGGTATGCCCATCGGTATGTTTTGCCAAGCTAAATATGTGGATGAAATTTTTCAAATTGGAGAATTAAGTAGTCTTTATATTTTCAGTGACGGAGCTTATGAAATTACTAATTTTGATGGAATTCTTTGGAGTTTAGAGCAGTTTGTTCAGTTATTAGTTAGGTCGCAAAATCTACCTAACTCCCAACTTGAATATGTAATAAAATATTTGGTTAATTTAAACTCCAAAGAAACTTTTGATGATGACCTAGCCATCATCCAGATTAAATTTGATTAG
- a CDS encoding PD-(D/E)XK nuclease family protein — MNQAEISTLIRQQMEQLIVEDPVIKNLILGSMSQYYIGRQDADSKFDQTLAQLQSYQEEQNRKWEEQNRHNREIMAQLQSYQEEQNRHNREIMAQLQSYQEEQNRKWEEQNRHNLGILEEIKQMNRKHESTVGSLGSRWGLSSEASFRNGLKGILKDSFGVEVLNFLDFDNEGEVFGRPDQVEIDVIIKNGLVILCEIKSSIDKAGMYIFDRKVAFYEKHHQRRVDRKLVISPMVDPRALSVAQNLGIEIYSYAEDVNRI; from the coding sequence GTGAACCAAGCGGAAATTAGTACTCTCATTAGACAACAAATGGAACAACTAATTGTGGAAGACCCTGTGATCAAGAATTTGATTTTAGGTTCCATGTCGCAATATTATATTGGAAGACAAGACGCGGATAGTAAATTCGACCAGACTCTGGCACAATTGCAGTCTTATCAGGAAGAGCAGAATCGTAAATGGGAAGAGCAAAATCGCCACAATCGTGAAATCATGGCACAATTGCAGTCTTACCAGGAAGAGCAAAATCGCCACAATCGTGAAATCATGGCACAATTGCAGTCTTACCAGGAAGAGCAAAATCGTAAATGGGAAGAGCAAAATCGCCACAATCTGGGAATTTTAGAAGAAATTAAACAAATGAACCGGAAACATGAAAGTACAGTTGGTTCCCTAGGTTCGCGATGGGGTTTATCATCGGAAGCAAGCTTCAGAAATGGACTAAAAGGAATTTTAAAAGATTCTTTTGGCGTGGAAGTGTTGAACTTCCTTGATTTCGACAATGAAGGAGAGGTTTTTGGCAGACCAGACCAGGTGGAAATAGATGTGATTATCAAAAATGGTTTGGTAATTTTATGTGAAATTAAATCCTCGATTGACAAAGCAGGAATGTATATCTTTGATCGGAAAGTAGCATTTTATGAAAAACATCATCAAAGAAGAGTTGATCGCAAATTAGTAATTTCTCCCATGGTAGACCCAAGAGCTTTGTCAGTAGCACAAAACTTGGGGATTGAGATTTATAGCTATGCTGAAGATGTAAATAGGATTTAG
- the moaC gene encoding cyclic pyranopterin monophosphate synthase MoaC produces the protein MQEFLPKSSDLSHLTTQGEVQMVDISGKIPTIREAIAMARVRMLPETLAAIEAGNAPKGDVLATVRIAGIMAAKQTPNLIPLCHPLPLQKVTVEIRPDEKLPGYEIYATVKTKSETGVEMEALMAVSVAALTLYDMTKALEKSIQIQSIGLVSKTGGKSGSWQG, from the coding sequence ATGCAAGAGTTTTTGCCAAAATCTTCTGATCTTTCTCATCTCACTACCCAGGGAGAGGTGCAAATGGTTGACATATCAGGAAAAATCCCCACGATTAGGGAGGCGATCGCCATGGCCAGGGTGCGGATGTTACCAGAAACTCTGGCTGCGATTGAAGCGGGAAATGCACCGAAAGGGGATGTATTAGCTACCGTTAGGATAGCTGGCATTATGGCTGCTAAACAGACCCCAAACTTAATTCCTCTTTGTCATCCCTTACCTTTGCAAAAGGTCACAGTGGAGATTAGACCGGATGAAAAACTACCCGGGTATGAAATTTACGCCACAGTTAAAACCAAGTCAGAAACCGGTGTGGAGATGGAAGCTCTCATGGCTGTTTCTGTAGCTGCTTTGACTTTATACGACATGACTAAAGCTTTAGAAAAGTCTATCCAAATCCAATCTATAGGTTTAGTGAGTAAAACGGGTGGTAAATCTGGTTCTTGGCAAGGTTGA
- a CDS encoding LmeA family phospholipid-binding protein, producing MLSGLAGLTDPKGSDWGERMLNTVASQTIRHLFTQSESVEVLVRCYPSSKLLQGSIDSFKMSGQGLVIRRDFAIEEMCFETDAVSIDFSSVLSGKLKLKQPTQAVAQVVLLESGINHAFKAELVKKRLINLSEPALMEISNGQPVSFPEIKIQLLPENRLHLIAKADINNGELIPLNMTVSISIEKRRRVSFKDARFQLDEVPDEQRDISQRLGAALVTILDGMVDLDRFDLDGVKMRLNRLETQGQKLIFSGYAEIDHIPQSGY from the coding sequence ATGTTAAGCGGACTTGCTGGTTTAACAGATCCCAAAGGTAGCGACTGGGGAGAGCGAATGCTCAATACAGTTGCCAGTCAAACGATTCGCCACTTATTTACCCAGAGCGAGTCAGTAGAAGTCCTTGTGCGTTGCTATCCTTCCAGCAAACTTTTGCAGGGGAGTATTGATAGCTTTAAGATGAGTGGACAGGGCCTAGTTATCCGTAGAGACTTCGCTATAGAGGAAATGTGTTTTGAAACTGATGCTGTGTCTATTGACTTTAGCTCGGTTTTAAGTGGCAAACTTAAGCTAAAACAACCCACACAAGCTGTGGCACAGGTAGTATTATTGGAATCAGGTATCAATCATGCTTTTAAGGCTGAATTGGTGAAAAAGCGTTTAATAAACCTTTCTGAACCAGCTTTAATGGAAATATCTAACGGTCAACCGGTTTCCTTTCCTGAAATTAAAATACAGTTATTACCTGAAAATCGCTTACATCTTATAGCTAAAGCTGACATTAACAATGGCGAACTTATACCATTAAATATGACAGTTAGTATAAGTATTGAAAAACGAAGACGGGTTTCTTTTAAAGATGCCAGATTCCAATTGGATGAGGTACCAGATGAGCAGCGAGACATTTCTCAAAGATTAGGCGCAGCTCTGGTCACGATTTTAGACGGGATGGTGGACCTAGACCGGTTTGATTTAGATGGGGTAAAAATGCGGTTAAATCGTTTAGAAACCCAAGGTCAAAAGTTAATTTTTAGTGGATATGCGGAAATAGACCACATTCCTCAAAGTGGATACTAA
- a CDS encoding SpoIIE family protein phosphatase, with translation MVNYDNDVQKPKLMVVDDEPDNLDLVYRTFWRDFEVYKANSANHAWTILDQVGEMSVIISDQRMPDMKGTEFLSQIVERFPDTIRILLTAYTDVEDLVDAINSGRVFKYITKPWKPQQLRALVEQGRDTYNLLKTRTRELRQALKRESLFNAITKVLRDSHSYTSTLDKIVATIGETFAASSCLLRLVEGDILKTSIFLYCDFDCLTPDLPKESLSLIQKIILGKKYQVVQYTDKVNHAHYLIVPFSYQDDLLAVMTLCKCTMETPWEQDDMELIGDVAKQASLALYQAKLDQSLKEKQEQTRQELQVARQIQNNLLRQTLPKIDGLKIQACCYPAREVGGDFFEVFLHPSGELWLAVGDVSGKGVPAALFMASAISLLRRELSQESPPPPNIVLQNLNYALAEDLISVNYLITLVIAKYNKTTREFIYANAGHIYPLLWSYPASLAQPQYLTTRTVPLGIFPELSSQSGRLILAPKDTLLLLSDGITEAKVTISPKSLIKNNSGTQALTWSILNQEGIWQLIREQPQPLSLEQLIARIQSDNPVQEDDQTILSLEIL, from the coding sequence ATGGTTAACTATGACAATGATGTGCAAAAACCTAAATTAATGGTGGTAGATGATGAACCGGACAACCTAGACCTGGTGTATCGCACTTTCTGGCGTGATTTTGAGGTTTATAAAGCTAACAGCGCCAATCATGCTTGGACTATCCTGGATCAGGTGGGAGAAATGTCAGTGATTATTTCTGACCAAAGAATGCCAGATATGAAGGGTACAGAATTTCTTAGTCAAATTGTTGAACGTTTTCCTGATACCATTCGGATTCTTCTTACTGCTTATACTGATGTTGAAGATTTAGTAGATGCAATTAACTCAGGTCGAGTATTCAAATATATTACCAAACCATGGAAACCCCAACAACTTAGAGCATTAGTTGAACAGGGAAGGGATACTTACAATTTATTAAAAACTCGCACGAGAGAGTTACGTCAGGCTTTAAAAAGAGAGTCTTTATTTAATGCTATTACTAAGGTACTTAGGGATTCCCATAGTTATACAAGTACCCTTGATAAAATAGTAGCTACAATTGGAGAGACATTTGCAGCTAGTAGTTGTTTGCTAAGGTTAGTAGAAGGTGATATCCTAAAAACATCTATATTTTTGTACTGTGACTTTGATTGTCTAACGCCTGACTTACCTAAGGAGTCATTAAGCTTAATTCAAAAAATTATATTGGGAAAAAAATATCAAGTAGTTCAATATACAGATAAGGTCAATCATGCTCATTATTTAATAGTTCCCTTTTCTTATCAGGACGATTTGTTAGCGGTGATGACCCTGTGTAAATGCACTATGGAAACACCCTGGGAGCAGGACGATATGGAACTGATTGGAGATGTAGCCAAACAAGCATCCCTGGCCCTTTACCAGGCCAAGCTTGACCAAAGCTTAAAAGAGAAACAAGAACAGACTCGCCAAGAACTGCAAGTAGCACGTCAAATTCAAAACAATCTGCTGCGTCAAACTTTACCAAAAATTGACGGGTTGAAAATACAGGCGTGCTGTTACCCCGCACGAGAAGTGGGGGGAGATTTTTTTGAGGTGTTTCTCCATCCATCTGGTGAACTGTGGTTAGCAGTAGGTGATGTTTCGGGTAAGGGTGTACCTGCAGCTTTATTTATGGCTAGTGCTATTTCTCTTTTGCGTCGTGAATTATCTCAGGAATCACCACCACCGCCAAATATTGTCTTGCAAAATCTCAACTATGCTCTAGCTGAAGACCTGATCAGTGTAAATTATTTGATTACTCTTGTCATTGCTAAATATAATAAAACTACTCGAGAATTCATATATGCTAATGCTGGACACATTTATCCCCTATTATGGTCATACCCAGCTTCTTTAGCCCAACCTCAATATCTCACAACCCGCACTGTACCTCTGGGGATTTTCCCTGAGCTGTCATCACAGTCTGGTAGATTAATTCTCGCTCCAAAAGACACCCTTCTACTTCTTAGCGACGGTATTACGGAAGCAAAAGTAACAATAAGCCCCAAATCACTAATTAAAAATAACAGTGGCACTCAGGCACTAACTTGGTCTATACTAAATCAAGAAGGTATTTGGCAACTTATACGGGAACAACCTCAACCTCTGTCTCTTGAACAGCTAATCGCTCGAATTCAAAGCGATAATCCTGTTCAAGAAGATGATCAGACCATTCTCTCTCTGGAAATTTTGTAA